aaatataagcaAATAAACATAGGTAGAGCACATTCAATATTCATCAGATAACAAATTGTTTCTAATATCTTAATTACTTTAGAATTCTTGAAATTCATTATGAATTAAATGTTAAATTACCTATGGTGTCCATCTGCATGAACTTGGAAGGTAGTTTCACCATTATTGCCGTCGTGACTGAACAGCTTCTTCAGAGCAATGATTCCAGCAATAGTGAGAGCCACCTTACTGGCGATGAGCGCTTTACCAGCAATGGCTGCTAGGGTCTTCAAAGCCATACCGCCAACTATGCTCACGGTTGTGAAGATGCCAAGCAGCAGGTAGGGCAGAACCTTCTTACctacacaaaaaataaaaattatgatgtaaTACATTTCACTAATTTAGGCAAACACTTTAAGTTAAATCTTACGAACCTCTGCCTCTGCCTTCCGAAGCAAGATCCATAGAGATCGTGTGAGTGTTCATCAATTGCTCGAATTTGGTGCGCAGCATTGTGTCGACCTTGTCCTCGGCTGTCATCCCAGGGAAGAACCGAGGCTCTGCCACCGCGGAGGGCGCGTCAGCCTGCTTCACCAGAGTCAAGCCGTCGGCGAGCTGAACGCTCTCCTACAACACAAGATACTATTAATACACTATCCATCACTTCAACATCACTATCGTCCTGCACAAAAAGCACATTGTCACCTGCTCAACAGCCCTAGTGAGCGCCGTAAGAGCTTTGCCTTTTAAACACATCGTGAATTGTTTCTGCGCACTGCAATCATCATAAATCTTCTGTAAGACGGTGAATTCTGCCGAGGGCCACCATGAGCTCTCATCAGCTCTTCCGCTGTCGACTTCGTTCTGTGCATAATCCTCTAAATCCATAATGCGGGATCTTCGAGGTCCGTGTACATGGCCGGAGGCGACGACCATACAGATAACAGAGACGATGGCTATCCGGAAAGGGTTGCACATGTTTGTTTCGGTTTTCACACACTGcactaaaactaaaaatcgaCGTATAAGAGGGTGGTCTGGCGGCAACTGACGGGCAGTGGAGCGGGTGAGAGCTTATAACTGTGCGCCACTTCGCCGTCGAGCACCACCAAACATCCGCTATTCCGCACTAATTCTCCACACGCGTACTTACGTAACTGAACTTGAAAATGATCGAGAGCCATTTTCCAAGTGAATTTCTCCAATAAAATGCACGGCAAAAAGCGAGACACATATCTGTTGCCGATTGCACCGAGTGTTGCACTTGTCGTGAGCTTGTGTGCGCGCGCGTAATTACACGTGTGTTGGCGTTTACCGTGAGGACCATTCAGTCCCACATTTCACTCACGGACGACCGGTTTCAGTCTATTAGTTGGCTGAATTGAATGTGGGAAATATTAATTCGGTCTTTATCAGCGTTTGCGCAGGGTGCAAGGTCGCTCGCGCGGGCGCAGGTCGCATGCTAGCGGTGGCGTGGCCGAGGATCGCGCCTCCGGTACAGACGTAACAACACTAGGAACAATTTGCTATTTACGATTAAAAGAAAGTAAAAGCGATATCGAGTCGTGTCAGTGGACTACAAATTAGAAATAATATTCATCTAAtacaatttcaataaaattatctctaAATGGTGTCTCATTATAGCTAAAAGGTTTGCAAGACTCAGAAGAGAATAAATAGATCAGTTAAGTATCCTGTTttgatctaataaaataaaattctagaGTCACGTTTGTAACAAAATTCCTCTGAAACGGCTTGACTGGCCCATTCTTATTTTGTGAATATTAGTAAATAGTTAGTAGGTCTAAGAATAGGacgcaaattttatttttcataccccTGGGTGCAAAACAATGTTTGCTAGGTCagctagtaaattataattttctttcttcttaatttatttataactcagttgtaaataatcttaaaaatcttAATAGAACTACTTGCCCTTGCCATAGATACAACTTTCGTAATATAAATGATGCAgaatatgtaataaaaataaattcttaaaaaCTTTCTAATTCATTACCCTATTTACCATGAGTTCTAAGTTGTTCTTATTCAGATGTTTAATGAGCaggtaaaattaaaacataacacTTAATCTAATCTATGCTGCTCCGAATCTATCAAAAATCTTTGCTGCATGATACAAGTTCCCGAAACCAAGCAATTTGTCCATAAAGCGATTATCTGATAACTGTGACGTTTATCATATACCTACATGTTATGATATACAGCATAGGTACTCTATTCGTTATGTCTACAAGATATTCTTTCTGCCTGGCTGCAGCATAATAAGTAAGGTAAACGTATTAATCAGTGTATGTGGGTTCGGATGTTACGGTCTGACGCGATAACGGATCTCAGCTCCCCGGATGTCCTACAATATGACTAGAAGTcatataaaaactttatttgccGACCCAACCCGTCTAGCCAGCGTGACTCCCCATGTAGGCCAAATACTACATTTGCCTCGGGAAAATTCAATAGGATCGTTCTCCTATATTGTGAAGACTatgacaaaatcaaaatcaaaaatatttattcagtttagaccacaagtggcacttatgatggtaagtaacctaacctaacctaacctaatctaTGATGACCTAGGTATGATGGTAAACTTTATTTAGACAGTATTATACTGACAGTCTGAAAGTTGTACGACTCTCTCAGACTCAGACCATAAGTAACTCTTGAAAACTATGCTGTGCTTATTTTATATGCTCTGAATAATGTCTCCTTTCCTATTTTTATATCATTAATTTATGTAACTAAATTGTGAAGTGATTACTAGGTACCTATAGGCAGTATTTTACTGGCTAACTAATTCCCTCTTTAAAACTTGAGAGTTAAAAGCCTAATTTTCCATCTGTTTTGACTGGGCAAATACCTGtatttacatataaaatattttatataatagTAGAGTCGACAGTAAGTAACCCAACGGTTTCGGTATTGAACTCGATCGATGGTTCGAATCATGAATCGATGAAGTTCGATCCCTGTCGACCGCTGAAACTATTCCACGTACTTATTCCTAACAAGAGCATTATTATCATATTCACTTAGCTTAAAAATACACcccgcagactacagacttttgtAAGCCGATAGTTTGGTCCGGTTAATTGCGGACTCTtacgaaaaataataaaaaaaacctcggacagacagacagacagacatatcgaaactatgagttccttgtcaggactacgaaaCTCTAAAAACAGAAAAATCAGAAaagccttatgcccgttttcaccaccaatccctaatttttaagtgacccctatggtacacacataacaggaattgtgattttataggggtcacctaaaaatttttcactttaatcgatggtgaaaacaggcattagctttcattattttgtgaaaaaaataattttggaaAATTCAGCAGCAGACACTGTAACTGCTGTAACTAAGAAAGTATAACTGCTGtaactaaaaaagtattaaGTTGTATACGTCTAACTTTCTTTTAAAGTTTACTATAACTGAGTCGCGATTTATTAAGATTTTCCTCTTTTTCTCAgtaaataaaatgaatgaaTACCTAC
This genomic interval from Ostrinia nubilalis chromosome 3, ilOstNubi1.1, whole genome shotgun sequence contains the following:
- the LOC135088299 gene encoding uncharacterized protein LOC135088299 isoform X1, with amino-acid sequence MCNPFRIAIVSVICMVVASGHVHGPRRSRIMDLEDYAQNEVDSGRADESSWWPSAEFTVLQKIYDDCSAQKQFTMCLKGKALTALTRAVEQESVQLADGLTLVKQADAPSAVAEPRFFPGMTAEDKVDTMLRTKFEQLMNTHTISMDLASEGRGRGKKVLPYLLLGIFTTVSIVGGMALKTLAAIAGKALIASKVALTIAGIIALKKLFSHDGNNGETTFQVHADGHHRRNLYVVRPAKPGLVDPYRYYAEQTTEST
- the LOC135088299 gene encoding uncharacterized protein LOC135088299 isoform X2, with product MCNPFRIAIVSVICMVVASGHVHGPRRSRIMDLEDYAQNEVDSGRADESSWWPSAEFTVLQKIYDDCSAQKQFTMCLKGKALTALTRAVEQESVQLADGLTLVKQADAPSAVAEPRFFPGMTAEDKVDTMLRTKFEQLMNTHTISMDLASEGRGRGKKVLPYLLLGIFTTVSIVGGMALKTLAAIAGKALIASKVALTIAGIIALKKLFSHDGNNGETTFQVHADGHHSL